TAtaaatttctttcttttgtatagttttgtgttttcagattaatttatatttttaaatttatttaatatccACTCGGGAAATAACGAGTTCTTGGTCTACGTTTAATCGAAGTATACTATAAGCTAAGCTGAGCTACTCCACTTCAGATCTGAGCCGACTTGAAGGTGCTAACTCATTTTGACACGTCTAGGTGCGTTACACTCTTCTTttgtaaatatgtaaattagtTTATCGTATTACACTCTtcttttaaatatgtaaattatgttATTAACTTATTGATAGGAccgtattatataaactacggaaaactgaatattgtaaagaataaaatttataaaagtataccaaagattaagaaaagaaTGATTCAACTGCAGAGGCGAGATattatctctttccttaactcaaaatacgtCCCGTAGTGCGACGGTTTGATAACGTAATGAGTCCCAAGATAAAACTGCAAAAAATCTTCTGATTTGCGTCACTCTATCAGAAGCCTGGCGAAACTAGTTTTGTGTATACTCTCAGACTCAAAAgagaatcaaagagaaagataaaagaaatatgagggattgatttgttttgttcgTATGTCTATGAGTTTCACATTTCACGTATTGTTTTATAACTTGAAAAGTCAAAATGTACGTTATGTGATCTTGGAGTTAACTAATGGAATAATGAGAATTGATTCTCCATTACTCACGTTAGTGACCAAATTAATAAATGGTTTGACCAAGCAAGCCAAATATAATTCTTATGGGTTTGCATTTCTATGTtccaataaaacataaaagatcatcataaataaaatttgaatggtTAAGTTAATTGACATATTGTCCAACCAACAAAATCAATTTCAAATTCAAACCCAAACATCCAAAGTGATCAATttgctaaatattttatacttagtCAAATTTAAAGCTTTATAAGCTTTGCAAGTTACTCACTTTGGacctccatttctcattcaacaCAACTCTGATTTTGACCAACAAATACACTAACTCATAGTGTTTATGGTGACGATTACATCGTGTCCAAATTTTGGTTCTTCCGACAGACGTCTCCATCGAAAAACTTATCGGAAAAATGGTCCGCACCACTTTGTCAAAAACGAGTTCCAACACTTATTATCGGGGGTAGTTATTTGTGTATCTACATGCATAATACATCATATTATCATATTAAGATAACAATTAACAAAGTAAAGGAAAATCTATTGATGAACGGAACTAGCCGGTATTTCCACCGTCAGGGCTGGAGAGCGATCACTACCTTGTCGGCAAAGACGCTCATACTCCGAGGAAGACCTATTCTTAGGCAACACAACTTTGCCGGAAAACTTGAAGCACAAGGCACAAGTAATGATCAATATAGCAGACAAAATCCAACTAAACTGAAGATTCGCCAAAGCCTTTGCGCGAACCTCAGCGCCAGGAGACTCACAAGCCACCGCACTGCTATGAACAAAACTTCTGTTATCAGATGCTGTCGTGTTGCTTACGCAACCTCTAGGAACATACCCTGGGACCCAAAGCATGAAACCCATGTTCAAGAACCAGCATCCTTGAAACATAACGGAAACCGAGAGGACTAGAGCTGCAGAAAATGATTTCGGAAAAGAAGCAGAAGCTAGAGCCGAGGAGAAAGAGACAAAAGCGATGAGCTGGAGAAGGAAATGGTAGTGACCTTCAAGACCTAAGTGATCAGTGGAGTGaaaatgaaggaggaagagTTCTTGTGCGAAGACAGAAGCAGAGAGGATCCCTATTATACCGGAGAAGAGATCTGAGGAAAGGGTTAGCTCGCAGAAGAGAGCGAAACATGCGAAGATAATGAGGTGGAGGAACATGGAAGCATGTTCTAGGTTGTCTGGCTTGAAAGAGGAGAAGTTGAAATCAGGGAAGTCTATAGTTAAGAGGATGATggcgaagaaggagaagaaaaggaTCAGGACAAGCTCGAGATGTTTGAGTTTAGGGAAAGGGAACCAGAACTTGGCAGAGAAAGTTTCAGGGCCTTTAAGACAGTAAGATCTTATGATGTTGAAGAGATGCCAAAGACCAAGAAGTGCAAGTGAGAGACCAGGCACAAAATGTCCTAGAAACGTTCCCATACTAATGTTTTTTAGTGTATCTTGTTAATTCTTAATTTTCGCCGGTTAATACTGGTGTTGAATGATGTGTTTGTTAAGAAGCCTTTATATACAGGTGAGGTATCTTATGTGTTGCGTGATGGAACATACCACTAAAATAAAAGTTGAGGAAAAAGAAGCAGAAAAAGTGGCTTTGCCAATAcgtaataatttataattgcGAAAAGTAACGTACTCCCATACCTATGAATCAAGAATCTTAATTGAATTGTGAGAAAGAAACGTACTCCCATACCTATGAATCAAGTCTTAATTGTATTTCTTAGGCCATAAACCAAGATATACATACATATTGATACAAAAGGTTAATCAAATGTTAAACGtaacttaaaaattaaaattttataatatactaGAGtttttttccgcgctacgcgcggattacattttttaactttgtttgatattttattttggctTAATtgcttaattatttttaatttaatacttcaatattttttgtacttttattttttataaatgaataatattatattattttaatgctatttttttaatatttcaaaattttagttttaaaataggattatattttatgaaaccAAAAAACCACGACAATAAGGATCATGAaggttgaaaaaaatattttttcttctctttcgcAGAATTCTACTTGTTTCTCATGTGGGATgatgtaaatgttttttttatattctaatatttaatttctattttaaacttcttatcatttttataaatttaattgtattgtatgaaaaaataaaattaaaagtatgTGTTAATTCTTATAGATCCAccaatatgttaattattttactttatcagctaatttaaaatatagaaattgttCATTTAAAACTTataggaattttttttaattttatcatgACATATCTCAAGTGATCATTTGGATAATTTATGATCAATaactttaaaaatgttaatatattttgcaagtttctttgtattttttgtttaattcaatttttttttgaatcatcAATTTATTTGTGTCACATTGAGTTAAAAACTTCGTATATTTCATTtggatatttttcttaaatatatgtgagagtttaactaaaatttaagataacaataatttttaaattttgatagggaaattcagcttttaaacagaagctttaaaaatttatttctgtTATTTTACTTAGTTAATtgttcataatttttatttttttgtttttaaattatatcatattatgATGATGGCTCATATTTCTACCAAGTCATGAAGTTAATCACTATATTAGAAGattatatgaaaagaaaaaaacgtaaCATGGCCTTCAAAAATTTCTCCAACTTCAAATATGAGATGCTTTTTCACTATAACTATCTTAAAgccataatatttttaattgataaacTGGAAGGTAAAATATCAGATATGTTTACTTAATTTTCTTTCTATCTGTAATAATATTCGATAATCTGAATTTTtactacaatatttttttacataccacacaataattttaaaaaatttacacgTACAATAGTgactttttttaaattttagaaagttACAACCGGTGACAAATCTAGAATTTATTTTCATTCGGGACATCAGagtataaaatacataaactacactttataacaacaaaaataattcaaatttgttaagtaaccaaccaaaatctctctctttcttcctttctctttttttttttgagcaatcTTTCTTCCTTTCCCTATctatctctttatgttctctttttacaatttttttttgttatttcaccATTCACCcgataaaataacatataaaaagaGCAAACATAAAAAAGTCTTTAAACAACTTTCACAAAATCATAGGTGGCAGCTGCTCCTCCCAAAACCTAAGCAGGTCCGCCATTGGTTACAGCTCGAAAATGTTTATAAGGTTGATAACCACTTTCTATTCCAAATTTTtgatcaaattttataataagtCAACTACTTTGTATTTTCAACATCTTTCTCTTTATGGAGTGATGCTACAGaccaataaaacaaattatatacatattttaatattatattatatgtatatactattaccaactattttttgtttatgcaTTATCTTTATCAAGCAATGCTagaaatttatttgtttatgtttgttttttgttttagttgatttttttaaaagtttcatCCTCCGTGTTCAATAACAATTTGCATAATATATAAACCccaaaaccaaaacataaatatcttttaatactTTGTCCTTTTTTTCCTAACTCCTAAGCAATTAATCAATAGTTTCTGAATCAGAgattaacatttaaaaataattgttttccTACTTATAACTTTTCATTTTCTGTAAATAATACGACAACACACAcagaaaaattaattatattttttatcaaatacacCAAGTGTTTGTGTATTTTAGTGAGGAGTTCAATTTCCGTCTTGGATTCATTGAGTCATTCTATTCTCTCAGCATATCAGTAACCTTCTGTTAACAGCCCATGTAAGAGCTGTCATGCATAGTTCGAAATGAGCATACTGGTCGTCCATAATGTTATAGAGATTGCAGATGCTATATTAAAAGCATAACATGAGAAGTATGTGATACATTAACAGAGCATAGAAATAAAAAAGTGAAGGATAATACCTCTTCAATCAAAGTGAAGCTCTGCCGTGAGAAGCACTCTTGGCTGGAGAAAGACATTGATCAAAAACGGCACCCAGAGATGATGATGAAATTTCTCACGTTAGATGAATTGTCATCTGAGGGAACCTCTTTGATTGTTGCATCATTTCCCATTCCATAGTCCTCCAGCACAGCTTCTTATTCGTATATTGAAATGCATCTGCACAAATGTTTTGATCAAAAGCAAAGGTTTCAGACTCGTACTTATTTATATGACGGTAAAGAAGGAAAGAGCCGAGAAGAATTGTGTTGTTTACCTGTTACTGTCTTTGTCAAATTCTGGACAACTTTGTGAAGATTCTCAATACTTTCAAGCAATGTTGCAGTAATGAACTCGATGCAGTCAGATTAGCCTGTCCCTATCAATATAAGCCAAAATCAGAATTCCCTAGACACATGagttttttatagaaaaataaggGAATAGAAAAATAGGGTGTATTTGATAAGcctagttacaaaaaaaaaaaaaacttacagcaTTCATCAGCTCCTTCACTTCTGCCTCTGTGAGTCTAGATCCAAATTTGGATAGTCCTTACTTCAGTTCTTCATATGTGATTGTTCCACTGTTGTCTGTGTCTATGTTAGCAAACATTGTTTCTTAAATATATCTCAAGGATCTTAATCTCAGTTTAAAAGTTCTTCGGATCTAACCTCTCCGTCTCATAATGAAGGTTTCCATCCTCTTTCGCCAATTCCATTGATCCTTTACTCCACTTGCCTTTCACCCGACTGTGGAccctgttttatttttctttggctGAGACCAATTTGATAGCTAGCTAATTTGATTCAAGTGAAAAGGGGAACAATATGGCATACACAAAGGTGTCAGTGGAGACTCCAATATTATTCTTTCATTGTGTAGAGACTAACATTTTGTATGCGAACAATCCGTACACACTGACATAATGATACTGGAATCTCCCCTGACCAAACTCACTTGGTAAGATTATGTAAACAAAGTCAGCTATGTTGAGAGTTATCACTTGCCCCAAGATTCCCGTATAAGCACTCTCTCTCCGACCTTGACACTAAGTTGAGACATTTACAATGTTACATTCACagagaaacaacaaaaaaaaacttatttatattgGTATTACTAAAAGAAGAGACCTTTAACATAGTAGCAAGAAGACTTTTGATAGAAGTCGGAAGGTGTGTAAACGAAAGGTGTTCTTGTGATTGAAATTGCAATAACTAACCTGGTCAGTGGGATCTTCAGTTTCTTCTTCAGATTTGCCTTTCCCAACTGTTTCATCAATTGCCTGTGACATTATATCTATTTGTAAACTtacaaaacacaaaacaaacatgACAAAGACCAATCTTTACCTTTACACCATGACTTAAGTATTACGCTCAtagagatgaaaaaaaaaattgtttaccaTCATGTCCAATGTGCAGACTGCTTCTGGAAATCCTTGATCGCTTTAGGTTGTTTTGCCGATAATGAAAAGACGAAAGGCTAATCGGATTGCTCCGGGTACGATTCAATTCCTCTGCCCCGCAACCCTAACAGCCACAATCAAACTGCAAATACTAAATTTGGTCACAAAACGCTAATCGTACCAACAAAATCAATATTGACAGGGGAAAGAGAGAAATGCAGGAACCCATCATTCAACGTTTCCTTCGATACGATTCCAAGAGTGATCCATTCAAGTGATGGGTCTGAAGGCAAACTTCTTCACTGGTGCGACTGGACCGCTGCATTATTCACCCAAGAAACCCCGTTCTTTCTCGCGGCCAAACATAACCCAACAAATGACACTAAGAAACAAACACAACAGATTAGTACGTAGTCTGTTTGTGATGATTCAAACGTCGAGGATCATTGAAATTTCCATCGGGACTCCATTTCTTCATCATATATAACCTGAATTTATAGAACCAAGGTtcagtttgaccaaaaaaaaaaaaaatagaaccaaTGTTCAATGTTCACATGTCTGACGGAAAATTGAGCAGTGGAAGACTCGCAAGAGGATTGAACAGATTTCATGGCCATAGCTTTATTTTCTTCCACaggttttagattttggttgaAATTCAGATTTACAAAGAGAATATTataggaagagaaagaaagGGAGGTGGAACGATAACATATCTCACAAAGAAATGAGTAAAGAACAGGAATGAATGATTTAGAGGGGGTAGATATTAATTCACCGTAAAGGCGATTTGCAGACGGATGAACTTACAGTTTGGAACGTTAAGGGTGCGTGCAAGAGTCGTAGCTCGACTGCGACGAACAATCTAGCGTTGAAAGGGTTGTGGGCTTTTCATAAAATGGGTaacttgaaattgtttttaagcTTAGTTGAAGTGGCCCAAGTTAATTATACGTAGAGTAAGAATTTGTTTGACATGTCAAAATCGAATCTTCTGATTGGATGATTTAATTGTCCTACGTGGACACACTCCCTGATGTTCATAtaacccttttagtataggttagatATTTGGGTACATAGAATAATACTccaataaattttgttatcaaaacGTAATCTTATTCATTTACAGGTTCacttttctttttcctatttaaacttttgattttcaaaagatataaactttaatatttatagGATAGTGATGCAAAGGTTCGTGCATGCACTTAATAATTGACGCGAAGTTTTAGAGATGCAAAGTCGAGTGTGACTTCTTAGAATATAGAGTTACAAAAATATGAGattcaagaaaaagaagaagatttatttaactatgtttaatttagttatgGCACTACCATTTGAAAATGTAACatgtcttctataaatattacaaaatgatcaaatattcGATTTGATGTGCTAATATTGTATAAGATAGTGTCTCCAGAATTCAAATTTTCCTCTTTTGGtgtaatataaaataacaataataaataaattgaccTAACTTTAGATTAGGACCCAAGGAAAGTAAGTCATTAAACTATTGAGGATAGATTTGGGTCACACTCCATCCACTCTAAGTGGAAACTAAAGAGTGATTCCACTTAGTCAGAAAATGGAAATTACGATGAATCCATTTAGGAATTTACTACCaaattgaaaagaaacaaatcaaatcaagtgttattttaattttccgatttaaaattttgattggtACATGATTACCATTGACTTAATTTGAGTTATATATATGGGCATTAATCGAAAATGTTATCACTCGTCGATTAGTTTTAACTCTTTTGTTTGGTGTAATAGTTTTAACTTTTTGAGTTGAGTTATTATGTGTAGAGTTGAGTTATACTTTTGAGTTATTTTCcttgtaaattttataaatcaaatacTAAATCAACAACAAGGAAAATTGTATGCATTAGAACTTGAGTTAACttgaattaaattttattgtttatattgtTGTCCAcgttttctttttagtttttcagcaattttaatttttttttggaacatgtCTAACgtatacattttattaattaattaatattcttaACAATTGTATAGAACTATTTATTTGTTAGCTTTATAAAGTTTCTTATTTCCGTTTgaattatataaacatttttttacaatttaagaTTTTAAGTTGTTAtgtttgtaacaaaaaaaataaaactatatgtaATTTATATGGAGTTTTGtcattatacatataaaatgtTAAGTACctttcattaattttaattagtataTTTTATCTATCTCTAGTCTATTTTGATTATTAAGTGaagtaataatttatatttctacaGTAAATCTAtcacataaatttattttttataccgcctaatttttacttcaaattacttcaaattataatttttatttaattcagtTCTAATAGGACTAACACATACAGTTTGTAGGCAAGGCAACAAAGATTGTATTTAGTGATTAGTGTGAATTGGGTTATTAAATACACGTATGAGCCtgttctctttattttatgGGCTTTCCAAGGAAAATgaggaaaataaaaacaaaaacaaaaggagCTCTTGGGCTTCTTCTTCTCACGGGCCCTAAAGATCATTAAAACCAAATATTTCCGACCTGCCGGAATCGAACCAGCGACCTAAAGATTATCTGCGAACACTACAGTCttccgctctaccaactgagctaaggtCGGTTGTGTAAGGTGCCTTACTAATATAATTATATCGTAAATATAAACAAGTACATTTATAAATAGGTAACCGTGGATGTTCAGATTCCCATTAAAATACTGTATAGTATATTTACAGAAAACATGAACTTataaatcccctatatattatttgagaagcattacaacatttttttgtagccacatgtcatcattagaatgattcttagaatccttagagaaataggttggtccatctaaatatataataaactttttattaaactaaccataaatacattattaatgtgcttcattatttccataaataaaattacagaattacctaatatggctaaagtatatatgacaattaatgactttgaataataaagatttgataaaaataagtgtatcttatattatatttgtttaattttaaagtattaaaataaattaaacaaccataatagccatttaataaaaattaaaaaaattctataaatgttatattttgaatttttaaaaacgagtctaaattactaaaaccattaaaagtttcacattcaaattttgtgatctatggtttaaaaattttgttatgacatgatacaaataattaaaaaatcatataagttgaaagtctcatttaataagtattaaaaatataaaatataataatatatatatggttgtatatatatatcattttaaattaaattatatgtcatataagaaaataaataaatatcttaattttgaaatttactttgaacaattttattttgataaaaaatttgaaaaaatattgacaaaattaatttttaaaaatataataaattacttaaactattaatcccacaatgaaaattttgttatcagtaatttaatttttttgctataacagatacaaatgataaaaaaatatgagcaaaaagcattatttaataaatattaatattaaaatatgatatatatatgttactatcatttaaatttaattatatactatatcaaatagaaaaaaatattcttttggattaataaaatttatttatatgttcgcatcaacttaattatataggtaatagttactgactttttaattattcaatatatatttattatttcaaaataggttagaaacatataatatataaaataatttatatatataacattcattccgcgcaaggcgcggatcttaacctaataCTACTTATAATcgttattttcatataataaatagtaaCCAGGTATGGTTTATTATTCATAACATTCTCTAGAACTTTAGTACTGCAGTTTCATTACGAAGCACATCATTTAACTTAACTTCCACGATGCTTGTTCCTAAGTTATTACGACCTAAGCCATATAGACTAAATATCGTCTCTTATTCCATTTAACAAACAGTTGTACTAATCTATTTTAAGCAAAAGAAACGCAGAAGTATTAACCCCAAACTATCGGAGCTCATGTTATCAACAATCCAAGCTGGTGTGGTCTTGGATTTATGTCATGCTAAGGTATATCCAAATTTTCTCTAATTGAAAACTTGGACCTATTGTTATCTATTTAATCTGTACATGTTTGGGATCAGTTTTGAGTTGGTGAAGTTAGTATTTGACACTCGTGTGTGTTCTGAAGAAAAGATGTGAtgttattattcaaaaaaaaagatttgatgtTTGCGAAAAgtgagcaaaaaaaaagaattagatttaatgtataatATCAGGGATGAAATTGTCGAATTTATTTGAGAGATATTCATCAAAACTGAGATTCCTTATATTTTTACAAGATTTTTTATCATACAAAAAATGCTAATAAATAAGAAGAATCAGATACAAATATGATACAAATGATTCTTGGATCATATATCTCATGATTTTTCTAATTAAAGGAGAAACCAACTGCTTGAACAATAAAATCCAGTCAGAACAAACAATAGATATTAGATATAGATGCATGAA
The sequence above is drawn from the Brassica napus cultivar Da-Ae chromosome A8, Da-Ae, whole genome shotgun sequence genome and encodes:
- the LOC106439073 gene encoding transmembrane protein 45B-like; protein product: MGTFLGHFVPGLSLALLGLWHLFNIIRSYCLKGPETFSAKFWFPFPKLKHLELVLILFFSFFAIILLTIDFPDFNFSSFKPDNLEHASMFLHLIIFACFALFCELTLSSDLFSGIIGILSASVFAQELFLLHFHSTDHLGLEGHYHFLLQLIAFVSFSSALASASFPKSFSAALVLSVSVMFQGCWFLNMGFMLWVPGYVPRGCVSNTTASDNRSFVHSSAVACESPGAEVRAKALANLQFSWILSAILIITCALCFKFSGKVVLPKNRSSSEYERLCRQGSDRSPALTVEIPASSVHQ